The proteins below come from a single Anderseniella sp. Alg231-50 genomic window:
- the mutS gene encoding DNA mismatch repair protein MutS, with protein sequence MNRPHQQPAASRAAANDQAGRMTPMMAQYTEIKQAHPESLLFYRMGDFYELFFKDAEVASAALGIALTKRGKHLGEDIPMCGVPVHAADDYLQRLIRLGHKVAVCEQTEDPAEAKKRGSKSVVRRDVVRLVTPGTITEDNLLQAGRSNYLACLARIKADGKMALSWLDMSSGEFAVTSVTGPALMSELARIDPSEMLVSDALLGDGELSLLLDEVATTITPLPASRFDSTSARNRLQEYYQVASLDAFGSFDRASTAAAGVLLDYVMLTQVGKMPSLRIPTVVEPGHIVLIDAATRANLELVRTLSGERSGSLLQTIDLSVTGPGGRLLADRLAAPVTGVDEIVARHDAVEALTSDTASCGDIRDVLRHAPDMNRALARLSLKRGSPRDLAAVKDGVMLCAGLAETHKERAGIDPWPDRLSGIWQALSQADTEFAGHLDSLLSEELPATTRDGGFIKPGANAELDENRALRDESRKVIAGLQTRYAEETGLKALKIKHNNMLGYFIELNQQGGEQLLGPDHAARFIHRQTMANAMRFTTTELTGLEQKISLAGDRARSIEIEIFEQLADEACKRAAMLHAISDALAELDVYCALAELAVRHEYSRPHIDASRSFEIEAGRHPVVEASLRHQAGSPFVPNDCMLSAGELDDDGAASRHITLLTGPNMAGKSTYLRQNAIIALLAQMGSFVPAKSARIGVVDRIFSRVGAADDLARGRSTFMVEMVETATILNLATERSLVILDEIGRGTATYDGLSIAWACVEHLHEVNRCRSLFATHFHELTALSGKLDRVKNATVKVREWQGEVIFLHEVAPGAADRSYGIQVARLAGLPGGVIERASEVLHLLEESERAQSRSDIIDDLPLFSVPVARPAAVPDAGPSKLLEKLEDTLPDDLSPREALDLVYQLKKLAVSDDNG encoded by the coding sequence ATGAACAGACCGCACCAGCAACCTGCCGCCTCCCGCGCTGCCGCCAATGACCAGGCCGGCAGGATGACGCCGATGATGGCGCAATATACCGAGATCAAGCAGGCCCATCCCGAAAGCCTGTTGTTCTATCGCATGGGTGACTTCTACGAGTTGTTCTTCAAGGACGCGGAAGTGGCGTCAGCCGCCCTCGGAATCGCGCTGACCAAGCGCGGCAAACACCTGGGTGAAGATATCCCGATGTGCGGTGTGCCGGTTCACGCCGCCGACGATTACCTGCAAAGGCTGATCCGGCTTGGCCACAAGGTTGCGGTCTGTGAGCAGACCGAAGACCCGGCGGAAGCGAAAAAGCGCGGCTCAAAGTCGGTGGTGCGCCGCGACGTGGTGCGCCTTGTGACGCCGGGCACCATCACCGAAGACAACCTGTTGCAGGCAGGGCGCAGCAATTACCTGGCCTGCCTGGCGCGCATCAAGGCCGACGGCAAAATGGCGCTGTCCTGGCTCGACATGTCGAGTGGCGAATTTGCGGTAACGTCGGTGACCGGCCCGGCGCTGATGTCGGAACTGGCCCGCATCGACCCGTCCGAAATGCTGGTGTCCGATGCGCTGCTGGGTGATGGCGAGCTATCGCTGCTGCTTGACGAGGTTGCAACGACCATCACACCGCTGCCTGCATCCAGGTTCGATTCAACCTCGGCCCGCAACCGGTTGCAGGAATATTACCAGGTGGCATCGCTGGATGCGTTTGGCAGCTTTGACCGGGCGTCGACAGCCGCTGCCGGTGTCCTGCTCGACTATGTGATGCTGACCCAGGTCGGCAAGATGCCGAGCCTGCGTATCCCGACGGTGGTCGAGCCTGGCCATATCGTGCTGATTGATGCAGCGACGCGCGCCAATCTTGAACTGGTCAGGACCCTGTCGGGGGAGCGCAGCGGCAGTTTGCTGCAGACCATCGATCTCAGCGTCACAGGTCCAGGTGGCAGGTTGCTGGCTGACCGGCTGGCAGCCCCTGTAACCGGTGTCGACGAGATTGTGGCGCGCCATGACGCGGTGGAGGCGCTGACATCCGACACCGCATCGTGTGGGGACATCAGGGACGTATTGCGCCATGCGCCCGACATGAACCGGGCGCTGGCACGATTGAGCCTGAAACGGGGATCGCCGCGAGACCTGGCCGCCGTAAAAGACGGTGTCATGTTGTGTGCCGGGCTTGCTGAAACGCATAAGGAGCGCGCCGGCATCGACCCCTGGCCGGACAGGTTGTCCGGCATCTGGCAGGCACTCAGCCAGGCAGATACGGAATTTGCCGGACACCTTGACAGCCTGCTGTCCGAGGAATTGCCGGCCACGACCCGCGACGGCGGTTTCATAAAGCCGGGCGCCAACGCCGAGCTTGATGAAAACCGGGCACTGCGCGACGAGAGCCGCAAGGTCATTGCCGGCCTGCAAACCAGGTATGCCGAAGAAACCGGCCTGAAAGCCCTCAAGATCAAGCACAACAACATGCTGGGTTATTTCATTGAACTGAACCAGCAGGGCGGCGAGCAGTTGCTGGGCCCCGATCATGCCGCCCGGTTCATTCATCGCCAGACCATGGCAAACGCCATGCGGTTCACCACCACCGAACTCACCGGGCTGGAGCAGAAAATTTCCCTCGCCGGTGACCGGGCGCGCAGCATCGAGATCGAGATATTCGAGCAACTGGCCGATGAAGCCTGTAAGCGTGCCGCCATGCTGCATGCCATTTCAGATGCGCTTGCAGAACTGGATGTCTATTGCGCGCTGGCGGAACTGGCGGTTCGACATGAGTATTCCAGACCACACATCGATGCATCGCGCAGTTTCGAAATCGAGGCCGGGCGGCACCCGGTGGTGGAAGCCTCGTTGCGGCATCAGGCCGGGTCTCCATTTGTGCCCAATGACTGCATGCTGTCGGCAGGCGAGCTGGATGATGATGGTGCAGCATCGCGCCACATAACCCTTCTGACCGGTCCCAACATGGCCGGTAAGTCGACCTATCTGCGGCAGAACGCCATCATTGCCCTGCTGGCCCAGATGGGCAGTTTCGTGCCGGCGAAGTCTGCCCGCATCGGTGTCGTGGACCGCATTTTCAGCAGGGTGGGCGCGGCAGATGACCTGGCGCGCGGGCGCTCGACCTTCATGGTGGAAATGGTGGAAACGGCGACCATCCTCAATCTGGCAACCGAGCGGTCGCTGGTTATTCTGGACGAGATCGGCCGGGGTACGGCCACCTATGATGGCCTGTCGATTGCCTGGGCCTGCGTCGAACACCTGCACGAGGTGAACCGGTGCCGGTCGCTGTTCGCCACGCATTTTCACGAATTGACCGCCTTGTCCGGCAAGCTGGATCGCGTCAAGAACGCCACTGTAAAAGTGCGCGAGTGGCAGGGCGAAGTGATCTTTCTGCATGAAGTAGCGCCCGGTGCGGCGGACAGGTCATACGGAATTCAGGTCGCCAGATTGGCCGGGCTTCCCGGCGGTGTCATTGAACGCGCGTCGGAAGTCCTGCATCTGCTGGAAGAAAGCGAGCGCGCCCAGTCGCGCAGTGACATCATTGATGACCTGCCATTGTTCTCGGTGCCGGTGGCCAGGCCCGCAGCGGTGCCGGATGCCGGGCCATCAAAATTGCTTGAGAAACTCGAAGACACCCTGCCGGACGACCTTAGTCCCCGCGAAGCGCTGGATCTGGTCTACCAGTTGAAAAAACTGGCTGTATCCGACGACAACGGCTAG
- the gcvA gene encoding transcriptional regulator GcvA, producing the protein MRSRLPPLNALRAFEAAGRHASMSAAAEELAVTPAAISHQIKTLEEHFRFPLFHRTVRSIRLTDRGAALLPYLTEGLDLWRQGCRNLETLDEDAPLVISSAPVFAGKWLVRRLAEFNALHPEISVRLDGSLSIANFAGDGVDAAIRFGTGPYPDLHAEALVSEDVIPVCSPDLLHGDHPLQTPQDLAHHTLLHVDWFAAAGTQPDWAMWLKTAGVNVANSNRGPVMTSDSLAVEAAINAGGVALVSEFLVRQDLESGRLIKPFDLVLPSDHWYWFVCPAEHLERPGVRAFRDWLVAAVRDDPADEG; encoded by the coding sequence ATGCGATCCCGATTGCCACCATTGAATGCCTTGCGCGCCTTTGAGGCGGCGGGCCGCCATGCCAGCATGAGTGCCGCTGCAGAAGAACTGGCGGTGACACCGGCTGCCATAAGCCACCAGATCAAGACGCTGGAGGAGCATTTCCGGTTTCCGCTGTTTCACCGCACCGTGCGCTCCATCCGGCTGACCGACCGCGGCGCGGCCCTGTTGCCGTACCTGACGGAGGGCCTGGACCTGTGGCGGCAGGGCTGCCGCAACCTGGAAACCCTTGATGAAGATGCGCCGCTGGTGATTTCGTCCGCGCCGGTGTTTGCCGGCAAATGGCTGGTCAGGCGGCTGGCGGAGTTCAATGCGCTTCATCCTGAAATCAGCGTGCGGCTGGACGGGTCGCTGTCCATTGCCAATTTTGCCGGTGACGGTGTGGATGCGGCCATTCGCTTCGGCACCGGACCTTACCCGGATTTACATGCCGAGGCACTGGTGAGCGAAGACGTCATACCGGTCTGCTCACCGGACCTGCTGCACGGCGACCATCCCCTGCAGACCCCGCAGGATCTGGCCCACCACACCCTGCTCCACGTGGACTGGTTTGCCGCGGCAGGCACACAGCCTGACTGGGCAATGTGGCTGAAAACCGCCGGCGTTAACGTGGCAAACAGTAACAGGGGGCCTGTGATGACCAGCGACTCGCTCGCCGTGGAAGCCGCCATCAATGCCGGCGGAGTGGCGCTTGTCAGCGAGTTTCTGGTGCGCCAGGACCTGGAGAGCGGGCGTCTGATCAAGCCTTTCGACCTGGTTCTGCCGTCTGACCACTGGTACTGGTTTGTTTGCCCGGCCGAACACCTGGAACGCCCCGGGGTGCGGGCCTTTCGCGACTGGCTGGTTGCCGCCGTACGCGATGACCCGGCAGATGAAGGTTAA
- a CDS encoding YifB family Mg chelatase-like AAA ATPase, protein MVSRVATVAFKGIEAVPVDVQVHMASGMVAFSIVGLGDKAVAESKERVRAALSAIGLAMPARRITVNLAPADLPKEGSHFDLPIAIALMAAMGLLPADFISRYVVLGELSLDGSVEPVSGALPAAMAANARDLGLICPKACGPEAAWASDDMDILAVNSLVQVLNHMKGTQVLSRPKPGIAEAGGDLADFRDVKGQETAKRALEVAAAGGHHMLMVGPPGAGKSMLASRLPSILPPMDAPEMLEVSTIASVAGELRSRGVSTLRPYRNPHHSASQAALIGGGHRALPGEMVLAHNGILFLDELPEFQPRALEALRQPMETGEAVVARANHHITYPARFQLVAAMNPCKCGMAGEPGHVCKRGAKCAIDYQARISGPLLDRIDIQIELAAVRASDLTLPPPAEGSADIAARVAGARAIQAARFDNLGLATLRTNARLDGALLEEVARPDAQGLVLLQDAANAMNLSARGYHRVLRLARTLADLDGEETVTRLNVAEALSYRQKLASFQLAA, encoded by the coding sequence ATGGTATCGCGTGTCGCGACAGTTGCGTTCAAGGGCATTGAGGCCGTGCCGGTCGATGTGCAGGTGCACATGGCGTCCGGCATGGTGGCGTTTTCCATTGTGGGCCTGGGTGACAAGGCGGTTGCCGAAAGCAAGGAACGGGTGCGTGCGGCCCTGTCTGCCATCGGGCTTGCCATGCCGGCCAGGCGCATTACCGTCAACCTGGCGCCGGCCGATCTGCCCAAGGAGGGCAGTCATTTTGACCTGCCGATTGCCATTGCCCTGATGGCGGCCATGGGGTTGTTGCCGGCAGACTTCATCAGTCGCTATGTGGTGCTGGGCGAGCTGTCGCTTGACGGCTCGGTAGAACCGGTATCCGGCGCATTGCCGGCGGCAATGGCGGCCAATGCCCGCGATCTCGGGCTGATCTGTCCCAAGGCGTGCGGCCCGGAAGCCGCCTGGGCATCGGACGACATGGACATACTGGCGGTCAATTCGCTGGTCCAGGTGCTTAATCACATGAAGGGCACACAAGTTTTGTCGAGGCCGAAGCCGGGTATTGCCGAGGCCGGTGGCGACCTTGCCGACTTCCGCGATGTCAAAGGCCAGGAAACTGCAAAGCGCGCCCTGGAGGTTGCCGCTGCCGGAGGCCACCATATGCTGATGGTAGGTCCGCCAGGCGCCGGCAAGTCAATGCTGGCCTCGCGCCTGCCGTCGATACTGCCGCCAATGGATGCGCCGGAGATGCTGGAGGTCTCGACCATTGCCTCTGTCGCCGGTGAATTGCGGTCCCGTGGCGTGTCGACGCTCAGGCCCTACCGCAACCCGCATCATTCAGCATCGCAGGCCGCCCTGATCGGCGGCGGCCATCGCGCCTTGCCCGGTGAAATGGTGCTGGCCCACAACGGTATCCTGTTTCTGGACGAACTGCCGGAGTTTCAGCCGCGCGCGCTTGAGGCACTGCGCCAGCCCATGGAAACCGGCGAGGCCGTGGTCGCACGCGCCAATCACCACATTACCTATCCTGCCCGTTTCCAGCTGGTCGCCGCCATGAACCCGTGCAAGTGCGGTATGGCCGGTGAACCCGGCCATGTCTGCAAGCGCGGTGCGAAATGCGCCATCGATTATCAGGCGCGCATTTCAGGCCCGCTGCTGGACCGCATCGACATACAGATCGAACTGGCCGCCGTGCGTGCCTCAGACCTGACCTTGCCGCCGCCTGCCGAAGGCTCTGCGGATATTGCAGCCCGCGTGGCCGGCGCGCGCGCCATACAGGCTGCAAGGTTCGACAATCTGGGCCTGGCGACACTGCGGACCAATGCCCGGCTGGACGGCGCCTTGCTGGAAGAGGTGGCCCGTCCGGACGCTCAAGGGCTGGTCCTGCTGCAGGACGCCGCCAACGCCATGAACCTGTCGGCGCGCGGCTATCACCGGGTGCTGCGGCTGGCCAGAACCCTGGCCGACCTTGATGGTGAGGAGACGGTCACCCGCCTGAACGTGGCGGAAGCCCTCAGCTATCGCCAGAAACTGGCGAGTTTTCAGCTAGCGGCCTGA
- a CDS encoding ATP-binding protein — protein sequence MQESTDISSERRRRPRSMGSATLKRRVGILVRIGAALSVLAVLVNIVAISVQADQIEVLSRILFAVLVVFLLMAFQYVWAMTNRQLVELERALKELRTARQHADEANNAKSSFLAAVSHELRTPMNGVIGMTSLLLDTKLSHEQRSYAEAVEMSGRSLLSIIDELLDAAKAESGEMTIVPAPFNLCELVETSVELLAARAHANSIEISCYIDPGLPHQVTGDAQRLRQIILNIAGNAIKFTPQGSVLVRVERGARKNQVAFSIADTGCGIPEAEHEAVFERFVQSSITEIQASGGTGLGLAISRHLVELMDGEITFESEVGKGTTFRFDACLPSADEAAVDGNAGALSDCTVFLTSPEGATHTVLHDYLSGFGAQCISAGSLNGLAGTIASMDKTADAGRIMVILDPAAAKNRDQLFKAADELSEIAGVWALLQPEERRSYRKLMDDVRIGYLLKPTRRATLLAQLTANPDPMRKPVTSLRKTARQLRRVKDNAGLKVLLVEDNKINMLLATKMLKAAGHSVTHLYDGAEAVTEIRRQLKSKKSIAHDIILMDVFMPKIDGVQTTRQIRQLEREHGIRTRVPILALTANLREDSQRACLNAGMDGYLTKPFDRADLEEAVAGLMQPDNAA from the coding sequence GTGCAGGAATCGACGGATATCAGTTCCGAACGGCGACGGCGGCCAAGATCGATGGGATCGGCCACGCTGAAGCGTCGTGTCGGCATTCTGGTGCGGATTGGCGCTGCATTGTCGGTGCTGGCCGTACTCGTCAACATTGTCGCGATCAGCGTGCAGGCAGACCAGATAGAGGTCTTGTCGCGTATCCTGTTTGCAGTTCTGGTCGTGTTCCTGCTGATGGCATTTCAGTATGTCTGGGCAATGACAAACCGGCAGCTTGTCGAACTGGAGCGGGCTCTTAAGGAATTGCGCACCGCCCGCCAGCATGCTGATGAGGCCAATAATGCAAAATCCAGTTTTCTGGCCGCTGTGTCACATGAACTAAGGACGCCAATGAACGGCGTGATCGGCATGACCAGCCTGTTGCTCGACACCAAGTTGTCTCACGAACAGCGCAGCTATGCTGAAGCAGTGGAAATGTCGGGGCGCTCGCTGCTGTCCATTATTGATGAACTGCTGGATGCGGCGAAAGCGGAGTCCGGCGAGATGACCATCGTGCCGGCGCCGTTCAACCTGTGTGAACTGGTTGAGACATCCGTTGAACTCCTGGCGGCGCGTGCACATGCAAATTCCATCGAGATCAGCTGCTACATCGACCCCGGTCTGCCGCACCAGGTGACCGGCGATGCCCAGCGGCTGCGCCAGATCATCCTGAATATCGCAGGCAATGCCATCAAGTTCACGCCGCAGGGCAGCGTACTGGTCAGGGTTGAGCGCGGTGCGCGCAAAAACCAGGTGGCCTTCAGTATTGCCGACACCGGATGCGGCATACCGGAAGCCGAGCATGAGGCGGTATTTGAAAGGTTCGTCCAGTCGTCGATAACCGAAATACAGGCGTCCGGCGGCACCGGCCTGGGGCTGGCAATCTCGCGTCACCTGGTTGAACTGATGGACGGTGAGATCACGTTTGAAAGTGAAGTTGGCAAGGGTACGACATTCCGGTTTGATGCCTGCCTGCCGTCAGCCGATGAAGCCGCCGTTGACGGCAATGCCGGGGCGTTGTCGGATTGCACCGTGTTTCTGACCAGTCCGGAGGGCGCAACCCATACCGTCCTGCATGATTACCTGTCCGGATTTGGCGCTCAATGCATTTCCGCCGGTTCGCTCAACGGCCTGGCCGGGACGATTGCGTCCATGGACAAGACGGCGGATGCCGGACGGATCATGGTCATCCTGGATCCGGCAGCGGCGAAGAACCGCGACCAGTTGTTCAAAGCGGCCGACGAACTGTCGGAGATCGCAGGCGTGTGGGCTTTGCTCCAGCCTGAGGAACGACGTTCCTACAGGAAACTCATGGATGACGTCAGGATCGGGTACCTGCTGAAACCGACCCGCCGGGCGACGTTGCTGGCCCAGCTGACCGCCAATCCCGACCCGATGCGCAAGCCCGTCACCTCGTTGCGAAAAACCGCGCGCCAGCTACGCCGGGTCAAGGACAATGCCGGGCTCAAGGTGCTGCTGGTTGAGGACAACAAAATCAACATGTTGCTGGCTACGAAAATGCTGAAGGCGGCAGGTCATAGCGTGACCCATCTCTATGATGGCGCCGAAGCCGTCACCGAGATCAGGCGTCAGCTGAAATCGAAAAAATCCATCGCCCACGACATTATCCTGATGGATGTCTTCATGCCGAAAATCGACGGCGTGCAAACCACGAGGCAAATCCGCCAGCTGGAACGTGAACATGGTATCCGGACCCGTGTTCCGATCCTCGCACTGACGGCAAATCTGCGCGAGGACAGCCAGCGTGCGTGTCTGAACGCCGGCATGGACGGTTACCTGACCAAGCCGTTTGACCGCGCTGACCTTGAAGAGGCCGTGGCTGGCCTCATGCAACCGGACAACGCGGCCTGA
- a CDS encoding YraN family protein, with protein MTRPPATKPAARRQQAERLGRMAEAKAAMLLRLKGYRICAQRWKSPAGEIDLIARRGSAVAFVEVKARSHADEALASLGAHQRRRIVQAARHWLAANPDAAQCDCRFDIVLVTPYQWPQHIANAFAADDQ; from the coding sequence ATGACAAGGCCACCCGCCACAAAGCCCGCCGCGCGCCGGCAGCAGGCTGAACGCCTTGGCCGCATGGCGGAAGCCAAGGCCGCGATGCTGCTGCGCCTGAAGGGCTACCGGATTTGCGCGCAACGCTGGAAATCACCGGCAGGTGAAATCGACCTGATCGCCCGGCGCGGGTCTGCGGTTGCCTTTGTCGAGGTCAAGGCGCGCAGCCATGCCGATGAAGCACTGGCCTCTCTCGGGGCCCATCAGCGTCGCCGCATCGTCCAGGCAGCCCGTCACTGGTTGGCGGCAAACCCGGACGCGGCGCAATGCGATTGCCGCTTTGACATCGTATTGGTGACGCCGTACCAGTGGCCGCAGCACATCGCCAATGCGTTCGCAGCGGATGATCAATAA
- a CDS encoding DUF1993 family protein translates to MSLHTLVVPGYAQMLRGLSAQLEKGAAWAIAADVSEADFLAARLAPDMNPLSDQVRFICIQAREVIRRLTDRHVPEPEDEAVSLDQLKSLIADTLALLDEVSEADFEGAEDRQIEIVLADGMTFDLTGFQYVRDWALAQFYFHAVTAYAIMRHQGVELGKADYVNHMFAYLRRPEAGIAE, encoded by the coding sequence ATGTCACTTCATACGCTTGTTGTTCCCGGCTACGCGCAGATGTTGCGCGGGCTTTCCGCGCAATTGGAAAAGGGGGCGGCATGGGCGATTGCAGCGGATGTTTCCGAGGCGGATTTCCTGGCGGCCCGGCTTGCGCCGGATATGAACCCGCTTTCCGATCAGGTGCGGTTTATCTGTATTCAGGCGCGTGAAGTAATACGCCGGCTGACGGACAGGCATGTTCCGGAACCTGAAGATGAAGCTGTTTCACTCGACCAGCTGAAATCGCTGATCGCAGACACGCTTGCGCTCCTGGATGAGGTTTCTGAAGCCGATTTCGAAGGTGCCGAAGACCGCCAAATCGAAATAGTGCTGGCCGACGGCATGACGTTCGATCTGACCGGTTTCCAGTATGTGAGGGACTGGGCGCTGGCCCAGTTCTATTTTCATGCGGTGACGGCCTACGCCATCATGCGGCACCAGGGCGTCGAGCTTGGCAAGGCTGACTACGTAAATCACATGTTCGCCTATCTGCGACGGCCAGAAGCCGGGATTGCAGAGTGA
- the gshB gene encoding glutathione synthase — protein MTLKIAVQMDPIEAIDVAGDSTFALMLEAQARGHQLFEYHADTLALRAGKLSATGADVKVRDEAGSHFEKSENRNVQLDEYDAVLMRQDPPFDMNYITYTHMLEAIHPKTLVVNDPAEVRNAPEKLYVLQYNEFIPPTLISRDPQRLSDFRDEYGDIILKPLYGNGGAGVFRLAHGDENFASLMEMFTQSFREPFIAQQYLSDVKQGDKRIILVDGEPVGAINRVPAAGETRSNMHVGGRPEPTELTDREREICARIGPDLKKRGLIFVGIDVIGDYMTEINVTSPTGIREVKKFGGADIAALVMDAVEARRG, from the coding sequence ATGACGCTCAAGATTGCAGTTCAGATGGATCCCATCGAGGCCATCGATGTTGCCGGTGATTCCACGTTCGCCCTCATGCTGGAAGCGCAAGCGCGCGGCCATCAGCTGTTTGAATATCATGCCGACACCCTGGCGCTGCGCGCCGGCAAGCTGTCTGCCACCGGTGCGGATGTGAAAGTGCGCGACGAGGCCGGCAGCCACTTCGAGAAATCGGAAAACCGTAACGTTCAGCTGGACGAGTATGACGCGGTGCTGATGCGCCAGGACCCGCCGTTCGACATGAACTACATCACCTATACCCACATGCTCGAGGCCATTCATCCGAAGACGCTGGTGGTCAATGATCCGGCCGAAGTGCGCAATGCGCCGGAAAAGCTCTATGTGCTGCAGTACAACGAATTCATCCCGCCGACGCTGATTTCGCGTGATCCGCAGCGCCTGTCGGACTTCCGCGATGAATACGGCGACATCATTCTGAAACCGCTGTACGGCAATGGCGGCGCAGGGGTGTTTCGCCTCGCCCATGGCGATGAGAATTTTGCCTCGCTGATGGAAATGTTCACCCAGTCGTTCCGCGAACCGTTCATCGCCCAGCAATACCTGTCTGATGTGAAACAGGGCGACAAGCGCATCATCCTCGTCGACGGCGAGCCGGTCGGCGCCATCAACCGGGTGCCGGCAGCCGGTGAAACCCGCTCCAATATGCACGTGGGCGGCAGGCCGGAACCGACCGAGTTGACCGATCGCGAACGCGAGATCTGCGCCCGCATCGGCCCTGACCTGAAAAAGCGCGGCCTGATCTTTGTTGGCATCGATGTCATCGGCGACTACATGACCGAAATCAACGTCACCTCGCCGACCGGCATTCGCGAAGTCAAGAAATTCGGCGGCGCCGATATTGCAGCACTTGTGATGGATGCTGTTGAGGCGCGCCGCGGATAG
- the rsmI gene encoding 16S rRNA (cytidine(1402)-2'-O)-methyltransferase: MRIQTTSPTYTIQDHEFQAPALTAGLHLVATPLGNLADVSLRSLAVLAAADIVLCEDTRITSRLLQRYSIGTRLKPYHDHNAASIRPMLLEQLGAGAAIALVSDAGMPMVSDPGYKLVRDCVEHDIAVDVVPGPTAPVTALALSGLPSDRFLFAGFLSAKQGARQRQLQELSKIPATLLLFESATRIVSSLKSIAEVMGTRPVAVAREMTKLHQEVLRGDAAGILAQLSGRPALKGEISIVIGPPEGEGDLSDEDLCARLSDLLRDHPASKAATILAKQTGRPKAALYDLAVSLKNGGA, from the coding sequence ATGCGTATTCAGACAACCAGCCCGACCTACACTATTCAGGATCACGAATTTCAGGCTCCTGCACTGACTGCGGGTCTGCATCTTGTTGCCACCCCGCTGGGTAATCTGGCTGATGTAAGCTTGCGGTCTCTCGCTGTTCTGGCTGCTGCAGACATCGTGCTGTGCGAGGATACCAGAATCACAAGCAGGCTGTTGCAGCGCTATTCCATTGGAACACGACTAAAGCCTTATCATGACCATAACGCGGCCAGTATCCGGCCCATGTTGCTGGAACAGCTGGGTGCAGGTGCCGCCATTGCGCTGGTGTCTGATGCCGGCATGCCGATGGTGTCGGACCCGGGCTACAAGCTGGTCCGCGACTGTGTCGAGCACGATATCGCGGTGGACGTTGTACCCGGCCCGACCGCGCCGGTAACCGCACTGGCCCTGTCCGGCCTGCCCAGTGACCGGTTTCTGTTTGCAGGCTTCCTTTCGGCCAAGCAGGGCGCCAGGCAGCGCCAGTTGCAGGAGCTGTCCAAAATCCCCGCCACGCTGTTGCTGTTTGAAAGCGCGACCAGGATAGTCTCCAGCCTCAAAAGCATTGCCGAAGTCATGGGCACCCGTCCGGTGGCGGTGGCCCGCGAAATGACCAAACTGCACCAGGAAGTCTTGCGTGGTGACGCTGCCGGCATTCTGGCGCAGCTGTCCGGCAGGCCTGCGCTCAAGGGTGAAATCAGCATTGTCATCGGACCGCCGGAGGGCGAAGGTGACCTGTCTGATGAAGACCTGTGTGCCCGGCTGTCGGACCTGTTGCGCGACCATCCCGCCAGCAAGGCGGCAACCATCCTGGCAAAGCAGACCGGCCGGCCCAAGGCCGCCCTCTACGATCTGGCGGTATCCCTGAAAAACGGGGGCGCATGA